The following coding sequences lie in one Arachis ipaensis cultivar K30076 chromosome B03, Araip1.1, whole genome shotgun sequence genomic window:
- the LOC107632814 gene encoding uncharacterized protein LOC107632814 — MLAIEGTVPKSNKDTTDVRITFIQADISSAIPNLDDPVVISIQIGELLVRKVLLDPGSSVDVLFYSTFQKINLSEKSMQPSSGELVGFSGERVPIKGYIWLKTTLGNTPLSRTIDIQYLIVDCPSPYNIILERPALNIFRAAVSTFHLCVKFQAQDGKIETLHSDRQQARQCYNASLKRSDKGQKYQQEVKAIHSTNEVLSLAELDPREDTQERPQPADELQKVPLTSKPEQFTYIGRSLRGQEQLELIKVLQDNADLFAWTPADISGIEPNVICHKLAIDRTIRPIAQKKRNLKTEKEKAALEETKKLLSADFIKEIRFTTWLSNIVMVRKNSGKWHMCVDFTNLNKAYPKDAYPLPCIDKLVDNASGFKSLSFMDAYSGYNQILMHPEDQSKIAFITEHGNFCYRVMPFGLKNAGATYERLMDKVFRQ, encoded by the coding sequence ATGCTAGCAATCGAAGGAACAGTACCAAAAAGCAACAAAGATACCACCGACGTCAGAATCACTTTCATTCAGGCAGACATATCTTCGGCCATACCTAACTTAGACGATCCAGTGGTGATCTCCATCCAAATAGGCGAACTATTGGTAAGAAAAGTCCTCTTGGACCCAGGTAGTAGTGTAGACGTTCTCTTCTATTCTacctttcaaaaaataaatttatctgaAAAATCCATGCAACCCTCATCTGGAGAACTGGTAGGCTTCTCAGGAGAAAGGGTCCCAATTAAAGGTTATATATGGCTAAAAACGACACTAGGGAACACCCCATTATCACGAACCATTGACATACAATATCTTATAGTTGATTGCCCTAGTCCTTACAATATTATTCTCGAAAGACCTGCTCTGAACATATTCAGAGCAGCAGTGTCTACCTTTCATTTATGTGTTAAGTTTCAGGCACAGGACGGCAAGATAGAAACACTCCACTCAGATCGTCAACAAGCTCGACAATGCTACAACGCAAGCCTCAAAAGATCAGACAAGGGGCAAAAATATCAACAAGAGGTTAAGGCAATTCACAGCACGAATGAAGTACTGTCCTTAGCAGAACTCGATCCTCGGGAGGACACCCAAGAAAGGCCCCAACCAGCAGATGAGCTCCAGAAAGTTCCCTTGACATCAAAACCAGAACAATTCACCTACATCGGCCGATCACTCCGAGGACAAGAACAATTAGAGCTCATAAAGGTATTACAAGACAATGCCGACCTATTTGCCTGGACCCCAGCAGATATATCAGGAATAGAACCAAACGTCATTTGCCACAAGCTCGCCATTGACAGAACGATCCGACCTATAGCCCAAAAGAAAAGAAATCTCAAGACAGAAAAGGAAAAGGCAGCCCTAGAGGAAACCAAGAAACTACTCAGCGCCGACTTCATCAAAGAAATCCGCTTCACCACATGGCTCTCGAACATAGTAATGGTAAGAAAAAATTCAGGTAAATGGcacatgtgcgtcgactttacaaaTCTCAACAAGGCATACCCAAAGGATGCCTACCCTCTGCCATGTATTGACAAACTTGTAGATAATGCGTCAGGTTTCAAAAGCttaagcttcatggatgcatattctggatacAACCAGATTCTTATGCATCCAGAAGATCAGAGCAAAATAGCTTTTATAACTGAACATGGGAATTTTTGTTATAGAGTGATGCCATTTGGtctaaagaatgcaggtgcaacatatGAGCGACTAATGGACAAGGTGTTCCGCCAATAG